Proteins from a genomic interval of Nostoc sp. TCL240-02:
- a CDS encoding M48 family metallopeptidase: MPTYTGISSEAFRHPLDRQAEQALRNLPGFDLIARKFVEFIYERPQLVYLMGNTIQVGPRQYSTIYQMFRECVRDLDIYPEPALFVSQDPQANSYALGQENPYIVINTGILDLLDEAEIRAVLAHELGHIKCGHTILIQMAMWAMSAASALGELTFGLGNLVTQGLIYAFFEWRRKAELSSDRAALLVMDDLNPVMSTMMKLSGGSKKFANECSLQEFIKQSENYQALDEDGLNQIYKFLIYNGAQGTMLSHPFPVERLHYLRAWAVSEEYQQIRRGNYQRSPASGSVNVAAESSANETDNLRRQIEELQREIDRIRRPDNS, encoded by the coding sequence ATGCCAACTTACACAGGAATTTCCAGCGAAGCCTTCAGGCATCCACTAGATCGCCAAGCCGAGCAAGCTTTACGAAATTTACCGGGATTTGATTTAATCGCTCGTAAATTTGTGGAATTTATCTACGAACGCCCTCAATTAGTCTATCTAATGGGTAACACCATCCAAGTAGGGCCGCGTCAGTATTCCACTATTTACCAGATGTTTCGGGAATGCGTCCGAGATTTGGACATTTACCCAGAACCTGCACTGTTTGTCTCGCAAGATCCCCAAGCAAATAGCTATGCCCTGGGGCAAGAGAACCCTTACATAGTCATAAATACAGGGATACTAGATTTACTAGACGAAGCTGAGATTCGGGCGGTGCTAGCCCATGAACTGGGGCATATTAAATGTGGTCATACTATTTTAATTCAAATGGCGATGTGGGCGATGAGTGCTGCTTCCGCCTTGGGCGAATTGACCTTTGGCCTCGGTAATCTTGTAACCCAAGGCTTGATTTACGCCTTTTTTGAATGGCGGCGCAAAGCCGAGTTATCGTCAGATCGCGCCGCACTACTGGTAATGGATGACTTGAATCCCGTAATGTCAACGATGATGAAACTCTCTGGTGGTAGTAAAAAATTTGCCAATGAATGTAGTTTACAAGAGTTTATCAAGCAGTCAGAAAATTATCAGGCACTGGATGAAGATGGACTAAATCAGATATATAAATTCTTGATTTACAATGGCGCTCAAGGTACGATGTTGAGCCATCCTTTCCCAGTTGAACGCCTGCATTATTTACGAGCGTGGGCAGTATCTGAAGAATACCAGCAAATTCGCCGAGGAAATTATCAGCGATCGCCTGCTTCTGGCTCAGTAAATGTTGCAGCAGAATCTTCCGCAAATGAAACAGATAATTTGCGCCGTCAAATTGAGGAATTACAACGAGAAATCGACAGAATAAGAAGACCTGATAATTCGTAA
- a CDS encoding cell wall metabolism sensor histidine kinase WalK, whose product MFQATRRRLALWYTSVTAVLLLLFASGVYLYVRSTLVERIDDTLNHVVEIVERCLTTNPCASTLIFEPINADADKFRINLEASFRDNTYTVEDDHIDLEWFSPTGELLWSTLSEPLNIPIHANRTGETVRVVKPKSENSKLKTRLIASLPSPLLLRQITQRVEVGRQVVGYLRVSHPWFEVTKPSRELIFDLALGIGLMLISVGASGWFLSGKAMEPVGESYQRLKQFTADASHELRSPITLIQTNVQVALADLDLAETEATNSLQYRQQLKMVERLTQRLGKLVNDLLFLARQDSGISKDTFSPCPLDALLMEVVEEQQLLVPEKKIALSLDLVDPPASETSPELLENWFTLVGNWDQLVQLFTNLIANALHYTPARGRVKVELARIEGINRVSGLRYTSAQLQVKVSDTGVGIPAEALPRLFDRFYRVDPARTHTTGNTTTATVTGSGLGLAIAQAIVEHHQGHIQVESAQGIGTTFTVTLPITLES is encoded by the coding sequence ATGTTTCAAGCTACTCGTCGCCGTCTTGCTCTTTGGTATACTTCCGTCACTGCTGTATTACTACTACTGTTCGCTAGTGGCGTTTATTTATACGTCCGTAGCACATTGGTTGAGCGGATTGATGATACTCTTAACCATGTAGTAGAAATAGTAGAGCGTTGTCTCACAACAAATCCCTGTGCATCTACGCTCATATTTGAGCCAATTAATGCTGATGCAGATAAATTTCGCATTAATTTAGAAGCCAGCTTTCGTGACAATACCTACACCGTAGAAGATGACCACATCGACTTAGAATGGTTTAGTCCCACTGGTGAATTACTTTGGTCAACGCTATCCGAACCCCTAAATATTCCCATTCATGCCAACCGCACTGGTGAAACTGTGCGCGTCGTCAAGCCAAAGAGTGAAAATTCAAAATTAAAGACGCGATTAATCGCGTCTCTACCGTCACCACTCCTATTGCGGCAAATTACACAACGGGTGGAAGTGGGACGACAAGTAGTAGGATATCTGCGTGTTAGTCATCCCTGGTTTGAAGTCACTAAACCCAGTCGTGAGTTAATTTTTGATTTGGCGCTAGGTATTGGGTTAATGCTGATTTCCGTAGGTGCAAGTGGCTGGTTTCTTTCAGGTAAAGCGATGGAACCTGTAGGTGAGTCTTATCAACGTCTCAAACAATTCACTGCTGATGCTTCTCACGAACTTAGAAGTCCCATCACTTTAATTCAAACAAATGTGCAAGTCGCCCTCGCAGACTTGGATTTAGCAGAGACAGAAGCAACTAATTCTTTGCAGTATCGGCAACAATTAAAGATGGTGGAACGGTTGACGCAGCGTTTGGGTAAGTTAGTTAATGACTTACTTTTCTTAGCACGACAGGATAGTGGTATTAGCAAAGATACTTTTTCACCTTGTCCACTGGATGCCTTGCTGATGGAGGTGGTTGAAGAACAACAATTGTTAGTCCCTGAAAAAAAAATCGCTCTTTCTTTAGATTTAGTTGACCCTCCCGCCTCGGAAACTAGCCCCGAATTATTGGAAAATTGGTTTACCCTTGTGGGGAATTGGGATCAGTTGGTGCAGCTATTCACAAATTTGATTGCTAACGCCCTGCACTATACACCAGCCAGGGGACGGGTGAAAGTAGAATTGGCGCGGATTGAGGGAATAAATCGAGTTTCTGGACTACGTTATACCAGTGCCCAGTTGCAAGTTAAAGTGAGTGATACCGGAGTTGGCATCCCCGCAGAAGCACTACCACGCTTATTTGATCGCTTTTATCGGGTAGATCCGGCACGGACTCATACAACTGGGAATACAACTACAGCCACCGTTACTGGTTCAGGATTGGGATTAGCGATCGCTCAAGCTATTGTCGAACATCATCAGGGTCATATTCAAGTTGAAAGCGCCCAAGGTATTGGCACAACGTTTACTGTGACTTTACCGATAACTCTTGAGTCTTAA
- a CDS encoding sigma-70 family RNA polymerase sigma factor, whose translation MQIPHFPEANHPLVKSLFHHSDQELLTLFQRHPDAGKYFTVIFCRYSPIVYTLIRHSARSPVQADYLFALTWRHIYYELGGLNLTTPESGEPALTMQNWLINITAFCINEIKLPPTEAIHYSLQATSPPLWCYVQQALDQLPPVLRLIVLMSQTFHWSETRIAAYLQAEGEAIAPNEVANFLQEGYRMLEDKLPTDIRAIYFGENLAQS comes from the coding sequence GTGCAAATTCCTCATTTTCCTGAAGCTAATCACCCTCTGGTAAAGTCGCTATTTCATCATAGCGATCAAGAACTACTGACTCTGTTTCAGCGCCATCCAGATGCTGGAAAGTATTTTACGGTGATTTTTTGCCGCTATAGCCCCATAGTGTATACCTTAATTCGGCATTCAGCGCGATCGCCCGTGCAAGCAGATTATCTGTTCGCCCTCACCTGGCGACATATCTATTACGAACTCGGTGGACTAAATTTAACCACCCCTGAATCAGGTGAGCCAGCCTTAACCATGCAAAATTGGTTAATTAATATAACAGCTTTCTGTATTAACGAAATTAAACTACCACCCACAGAAGCAATTCATTATTCTCTGCAAGCGACTTCGCCGCCGCTATGGTGCTATGTACAACAGGCATTAGACCAACTACCACCTGTTTTACGATTAATCGTCTTAATGTCTCAAACTTTCCACTGGAGCGAAACGAGAATCGCCGCCTATCTGCAAGCCGAAGGAGAAGCGATCGCTCCCAACGAAGTAGCCAATTTTCTTCAGGAAGGCTATCGTATGCTAGAGGACAAATTACCCACAGATATCCGCGCCATATACTTTGGGGAAAATTTAGCTCAATCCTAG
- a CDS encoding transposase — translation MNRELICPSSANVPAPCLAFAYAQKPNRKGKNVSVIGAISLKGLLTQWSGLGSIDALTFDAFIAQKLVPKLWPGAVVIMDNCSIHKSDELEALLIAAGAHLIYLPPYSPDFSPIENCWSKIKNILRRIGARTYPDLLQALDTAFAEVTIENLLGWFTHCCYCTSQD, via the coding sequence ATGAATCGGGAGTTAATCTGTCCTTCATCCGCAAATGTGCCCGCGCCTTGCCTGGCCTTCGCCTATGCTCAAAAGCCCAACCGCAAAGGGAAAAATGTCTCGGTAATTGGTGCAATTAGCTTGAAAGGACTGCTCACCCAATGGAGTGGCTTAGGTTCTATCGATGCTTTGACTTTTGATGCCTTCATCGCCCAAAAGCTCGTACCCAAACTTTGGCCTGGTGCAGTGGTGATCATGGATAACTGCTCAATCCATAAAAGTGATGAACTTGAAGCTTTGCTCATCGCTGCTGGCGCTCATCTCATTTATCTCCCCCCCTATTCTCCCGATTTTTCACCGATTGAGAATTGTTGGTCCAAGATTAAGAACATTCTCCGTCGCATCGGTGCAAGGACATACCCTGATTTACTCCAGGCATTAGATACGGCATTCGCAGAAGTGACAATAGAGAATTTGCTGGGTTGGTTTACTCACTGCTGCTACTGTACCTCACAAGACTGA
- a CDS encoding pre-peptidase C-terminal domain-containing protein: MPTYSGFPDPGSTTATALNTATYIGGSLTSTSNTFQDSLNSLDTRDYYKFTASSSSIVTLSLDGLVANSDANLYLLNSSDQIIAISNLSGNASENIRFTLLANTSYYARIDLATPAVGTSYNLTLSAEAIQDSGISDNTTTLANTNRDISAAVNAAGYSGTDFVASTSKGLVTDASDYYKFTLNNNGTIGINLNPSSGNADIQLLNSAGQSLQPTSTSTSTQTGTNQDSINRSLAAGTYYLQVYANASATNYNLQVNFTVDPPDQGGNSLATTTPIGLPATISDLVSASDTQDYYQFTLGSTALVDIRFTSLSADANLALQNQNGAGILSSNQSGTTLDAIRRSLNPGTYNILVNRGGTTTTANYTLSVVAQTIGPDQGGSNSGTAQNLGTLNGSISLSDFVGNIDINDYYKFNLNTASSFNLNLSGLSDNADVRLFNSVNTQIAISNQTGNSNETISNLPLSAGTYYIRIYPSGSAETFYNLNITAQPQISQLEINPGSGSSDPDNLTTWNNTLYFTANDGTTGIQLWRSDGTTNTRITNTTGFNPDDLIVFNNKLYFTATDSTFGTELWEYNGTSVTRISDINLNVGSSNPSNLTVVGNKLFFTAVDSSNIKKLWVYNSTSVSLVDINPSFSSSQSPSFVAFNSKLFFTAKNNTELWSTDGTVGGTQVISVGGATQSYPADFSVVGSTLYFTASNGTSGFEVWKYQSGTTASLLKDITPGNNKFAPANLTAVGNTLYFVTDSDNDFNLELWKSDGTLNGTVIIGANGQAPNVGLGSFSLTAAGNILYFVGNDPVTGLELWRTDGTVTNVVKDIWTGTDGNNQPNNSIPTSLVNFNGTLAFAASDGSNRELWLSDGTTANTRKVSNINATGNANPGRLTVVGTRLFFTANNGTNGTELYVF, translated from the coding sequence ATGCCAACTTATTCAGGATTTCCCGATCCCGGAAGTACAACAGCCACAGCGCTTAATACTGCAACTTACATTGGTGGTTCTCTTACCAGTACAAGCAACACCTTTCAAGACTCTCTCAACAGCCTTGATACAAGAGATTACTATAAATTTACTGCCAGCAGTTCTAGTATAGTTACCTTAAGCCTTGACGGATTAGTGGCAAATAGTGATGCCAATCTATACTTGCTAAACAGTAGTGATCAAATTATCGCTATTTCTAACTTGTCTGGTAACGCATCAGAAAATATACGTTTTACTCTCCTTGCCAATACTTCTTACTATGCTCGGATTGATTTAGCCACTCCGGCAGTTGGCACATCTTATAATCTTACTCTCTCAGCCGAAGCTATTCAAGATAGTGGCATCTCCGATAACACAACTACATTGGCAAACACTAACAGAGATATTAGTGCAGCGGTCAATGCCGCCGGCTACAGTGGAACTGATTTTGTCGCAAGTACAAGTAAGGGCTTGGTTACAGATGCTAGCGACTACTACAAATTTACCTTAAATAACAACGGCACTATTGGTATTAACCTCAATCCTTCAAGTGGTAATGCTGACATACAGTTGTTGAATAGCGCTGGACAGTCTCTCCAACCTACCAGTACAAGTACAAGTACTCAAACAGGTACAAACCAGGATTCTATTAATCGTTCTCTCGCCGCAGGTACTTACTATCTCCAAGTCTATGCAAACGCAAGTGCAACTAATTATAATTTGCAGGTCAATTTTACTGTAGATCCCCCAGATCAAGGAGGAAACAGTTTAGCAACTACCACTCCTATCGGTCTTCCTGCCACTATCTCAGATTTAGTCAGCGCTAGCGATACTCAAGACTATTATCAGTTCACTCTCGGCTCAACTGCTTTAGTTGATATCAGGTTCACATCACTCTCAGCAGACGCTAATTTAGCACTACAAAACCAAAATGGAGCAGGTATTCTTTCAAGCAACCAATCGGGAACAACCCTAGATGCGATTCGCCGCAGCTTAAATCCTGGTACTTACAACATCTTGGTAAATCGTGGTGGTACTACTACAACAGCTAACTATACTCTGAGTGTAGTTGCCCAAACCATAGGACCAGACCAAGGTGGTAGTAATTCAGGAACAGCCCAGAATTTAGGCACTTTAAACGGTTCTATTTCCCTCAGTGACTTTGTGGGCAACATAGATATTAATGATTACTATAAATTCAATCTTAATACCGCTAGTTCCTTTAATCTCAACCTTTCTGGCTTGAGTGACAACGCAGATGTACGGCTATTCAACAGCGTTAATACACAAATAGCCATATCTAATCAAACCGGAAACAGCAACGAAACCATCAGCAATCTTCCCCTTAGTGCAGGTACATACTACATTCGCATCTATCCCTCTGGTTCAGCTGAAACTTTCTACAACCTGAACATAACGGCACAACCACAAATTAGCCAACTGGAAATAAATCCTGGTTCTGGTAGTTCTGACCCTGATAACTTGACCACTTGGAATAACACTTTGTACTTCACTGCTAATGATGGTACTACAGGTATTCAACTGTGGAGGAGTGATGGAACTACAAATACCCGTATTACTAATACTACTGGTTTCAACCCGGATGATCTGATTGTTTTCAATAACAAGTTATACTTCACTGCTACTGACAGCACCTTTGGCACAGAACTTTGGGAGTACAATGGCACGTCTGTAACTAGGATTAGTGATATTAATCTGAATGTTGGCAGTTCTAACCCAAGTAATCTTACCGTTGTTGGTAACAAACTCTTCTTTACAGCAGTTGATAGTAGCAATATCAAAAAACTGTGGGTTTATAACAGCACAAGCGTCAGTTTAGTAGATATTAACCCTAGTTTCAGTAGTTCTCAATCACCCAGTTTCGTTGCTTTTAACAGCAAGCTCTTTTTCACAGCCAAAAATAATACTGAGCTTTGGTCAACTGATGGCACTGTTGGCGGCACACAAGTTATTAGTGTCGGAGGAGCTACTCAATCATATCCCGCAGACTTCAGCGTGGTAGGTAGTACACTCTACTTCACTGCCAGCAATGGTACAAGTGGCTTTGAGGTCTGGAAGTATCAAAGTGGTACAACAGCTAGCTTGCTGAAAGATATTACACCCGGTAACAATAAGTTCGCGCCGGCAAATCTGACAGCCGTTGGCAACACCTTGTATTTTGTTACAGATAGTGATAATGACTTCAACTTGGAATTGTGGAAGAGTGATGGCACACTTAACGGAACCGTCATTATCGGAGCCAATGGACAAGCACCTAACGTTGGTTTAGGTTCTTTCTCTCTAACTGCTGCTGGTAATATTCTCTACTTTGTTGGTAACGACCCAGTAACTGGTCTGGAATTGTGGAGAACTGATGGCACAGTTACTAATGTTGTCAAAGATATTTGGACTGGTACAGACGGAAATAACCAGCCCAACAACAGTATTCCCACTAGTCTCGTTAATTTCAATGGCACCCTGGCTTTTGCCGCTTCTGATGGCAGCAACAGGGAGTTGTGGTTAAGCGACGGCACCACTGCCAATACTCGCAAGGTTAGCAACATTAACGCTACAGGAAATGCTAACCCTGGCAGACTGACTGTCGTTGGTACACGGCTGTTCTTCACCGCCAATAACGGGACTAACGGTACAGAATTGTACGTGTTTTAA
- a CDS encoding transposase, with the protein MKAYSLDLRQKIVDAYACGDISQRKLAKNFGVTLSFVQNLLKRHRELGMIGPKVRTEQTATKLNAEQLEILRQLVIAQPDATLSELRERLYEKTEVLIGVATVNRMVRWKLHLNLKKKVSTSQKKVVMKSN; encoded by the coding sequence ATGAAAGCCTACTCTCTCGACTTGCGTCAAAAAATAGTTGATGCTTATGCCTGCGGTGACATTTCCCAACGAAAACTGGCTAAAAACTTTGGTGTCACCTTAAGTTTTGTGCAAAATTTACTCAAACGCCATCGAGAATTGGGGATGATAGGCCCCAAGGTGCGGACTGAGCAGACAGCAACAAAGTTGAATGCTGAACAGTTAGAAATCCTGCGCCAACTCGTCATAGCACAGCCCGATGCGACGTTAAGCGAATTGCGGGAACGACTTTACGAGAAAACAGAGGTCTTAATTGGGGTAGCTACGGTGAATCGGATGGTTCGCTGGAAACTTCACCTCAACCTCAAAAAAAAAGTCTCCACCTCACAAAAAAAGGTAGTGATGAAGTCCAACTAG
- the lysS gene encoding lysine--tRNA ligase, producing MSEEDIRAARLEKVEQLKQLGTNPYAYRWESTHHAAQLQEQFADLASGEEVDLEVAIAGRIMARRVFGKLAFFTLQDETGTIQLYLDKNRIQESMANIDADAFNHLKQLTDAGDILGVKGTIKRTEKGELSVYVKQYTILTKSLLPLPDKWHGLTDVAKRYRQRYVDLIVNPEVRQTFRRRAQITAGIRRYLEQRDFLEIETPVLQSEAGGADARPFITHHNTLEMELYLRIATELHLKRLIVGGFEKVFELGRIFRNEGISTRHNPEFTTIEVYQAYADYNDMMALTEGIITTVAQDVLGTLQITYQGEPIDLTPPWRRVTMHDLVKEFTGLDFNSFQTLEEAKTASKNAGILGIDEAKSIGKLLNLAFEEKVEANLIQPTFVIDYPVEISPLAKPHRSQPGLVERFELFIVGRETGNSFSELTDPIDQRERLEAQAERKAAGDLEAQGVDEDFLTALEYGMPPTGGLGIGIDRLVMLLTDSASIRDVIAFPLLKPEGSVIKQFSYEPKTQTLTIEFDSGSVYEYFKVPPSVKEDLDNAPSKGQHFNKFIKGKFKFEQLS from the coding sequence ATGTCGGAAGAAGATATCCGAGCCGCCAGGCTGGAGAAAGTAGAACAACTCAAGCAGCTAGGGACTAACCCTTATGCCTATCGTTGGGAATCTACCCATCATGCAGCGCAGTTGCAAGAGCAATTTGCCGATTTAGCCAGTGGTGAAGAAGTTGATTTAGAAGTTGCGATCGCTGGACGCATTATGGCGCGTCGCGTTTTCGGTAAACTGGCTTTCTTTACCTTGCAAGATGAAACTGGCACAATTCAGCTTTATTTGGATAAAAATCGCATCCAAGAAAGCATGGCAAATATTGATGCTGATGCTTTCAATCATTTAAAACAACTCACAGATGCAGGTGACATCCTGGGAGTTAAAGGTACTATTAAACGGACTGAAAAGGGCGAGTTATCTGTCTACGTTAAACAATATACTATCCTCACTAAATCCTTGTTACCCCTACCCGACAAGTGGCACGGATTAACGGATGTTGCCAAGCGCTACCGTCAGCGCTACGTTGACTTGATTGTTAACCCAGAAGTGCGGCAAACTTTCCGCCGTCGTGCCCAAATTACTGCTGGGATTCGCCGTTATTTGGAACAGCGAGATTTTCTAGAAATTGAAACGCCAGTTTTGCAAAGTGAAGCTGGGGGTGCAGATGCGCGTCCATTTATCACCCACCACAACACTTTAGAAATGGAGTTGTATCTGCGAATTGCCACAGAACTCCATCTCAAGCGGTTGATTGTCGGTGGTTTTGAAAAGGTGTTTGAATTGGGACGGATTTTCCGTAATGAGGGAATTTCGACTCGACACAATCCCGAATTTACAACGATTGAAGTTTACCAAGCCTACGCCGACTACAACGATATGATGGCGCTGACTGAGGGGATCATCACCACTGTCGCCCAAGATGTACTCGGCACATTGCAAATCACCTACCAAGGGGAACCTATAGATTTAACTCCACCTTGGCGGCGGGTAACAATGCACGATTTAGTTAAAGAATTTACAGGCTTAGATTTCAATTCTTTCCAAACATTGGAAGAAGCAAAAACAGCAAGTAAAAATGCTGGGATTCTTGGTATAGATGAAGCCAAATCAATTGGTAAGTTACTGAATTTAGCTTTTGAAGAAAAGGTAGAAGCTAATTTAATTCAACCTACTTTTGTAATTGATTACCCAGTAGAAATTTCGCCCTTAGCAAAACCCCATCGTTCTCAACCTGGTTTAGTGGAAAGATTTGAGTTATTTATCGTCGGGCGAGAAACTGGAAACAGCTTCTCAGAACTTACAGATCCCATCGATCAAAGAGAACGCCTAGAAGCCCAAGCTGAAAGAAAAGCTGCTGGTGACTTAGAAGCCCAAGGTGTAGATGAAGACTTTTTGACAGCCCTTGAATACGGTATGCCGCCTACGGGTGGTTTAGGGATTGGGATTGATCGGTTGGTAATGTTATTAACTGATTCTGCTAGCATTCGGGATGTAATTGCCTTCCCTCTACTCAAGCCAGAAGGCAGCGTTATTAAGCAATTTAGCTATGAACCAAAAACTCAAACACTGACTATTGAATTTGACAGTGGAAGTGTTTACGAGTATTTCAAAGTCCCTCCTAGCGTCAAGGAAGACTTAGACAATGCACCGTCTAAAGGTCAACACTTTAACAAGTTCATTAAAGGGAAATTCAAGTTTGAACAATTGAGTTGA
- a CDS encoding tetratricopeptide repeat protein, translating into MKQRLVFPRQLVCVGVISRPQVLLHSFLLFTFLLSPIAAGAVDITQQLHRPLNSSVGRQSRDEADSLLRIGEQQYASGYADKTIASCLQALELYHSIGDLKAQGLTYNLLAKAYIQIDSAKEAEDALRRGLAIARDTKDFQSQIFVLNNIGTFLLQQGESAAAGKTVEDALTIAHGVKNIEGEGLSLSNLGLVTARLGDYNKAIKLYENALIFRRQTGDAIGEANTLNNLGDAYLASGNYQDTIATYGEAMRTAKTNRDRTNELRAIDGLVKAHTAVGRYERAFDLLGQRLALAKELQNLREELKSFESYAQLYKQQGNYLTARNFYERAIILARTLEDSKQEVQLRDQLTKMLQRK; encoded by the coding sequence ATGAAACAACGGCTTGTATTTCCAAGGCAATTAGTTTGTGTAGGTGTGATTTCTCGTCCCCAGGTGCTTTTACACAGCTTTTTACTGTTTACTTTTTTGCTGAGTCCTATAGCTGCTGGTGCGGTTGATATTACGCAACAACTCCATCGTCCTTTAAATAGTTCTGTTGGGCGACAATCAAGAGATGAAGCAGATAGCTTACTACGTATCGGTGAACAACAATACGCTTCAGGATATGCCGATAAAACAATTGCATCTTGCTTGCAGGCACTAGAACTATATCACTCAATTGGCGACCTCAAAGCACAAGGTCTGACTTACAATTTGCTTGCAAAGGCTTACATCCAGATTGATAGTGCAAAAGAGGCGGAAGATGCTTTACGACGAGGATTAGCGATCGCTCGTGATACAAAAGACTTCCAATCTCAGATTTTTGTGCTAAATAATATCGGTACATTTCTCCTGCAACAAGGAGAATCTGCTGCTGCTGGTAAAACAGTTGAAGATGCACTCACAATTGCTCACGGTGTCAAAAACATTGAAGGGGAAGGACTGTCTTTGAGCAATTTGGGTTTGGTAACTGCCAGGTTGGGGGATTATAACAAGGCGATTAAATTATATGAAAATGCTTTAATTTTCCGCCGTCAGACTGGCGATGCCATCGGTGAAGCAAATACCCTAAATAATTTAGGTGATGCTTACCTAGCATCGGGAAATTATCAGGATACCATTGCTACTTATGGTGAAGCAATGCGGACAGCTAAAACTAATCGCGATCGCACTAATGAATTACGGGCAATTGACGGTTTAGTGAAAGCTCACACTGCTGTCGGACGCTACGAGAGAGCTTTTGATTTACTAGGACAACGTTTGGCACTCGCTAAAGAATTGCAAAATTTGCGAGAAGAATTAAAATCTTTTGAGTCTTACGCTCAGTTATACAAACAACAAGGTAATTACCTAACTGCTCGTAATTTTTACGAAAGGGCGATTATACTGGCGCGGACATTAGAAGACAGCAAGCAAGAAGTCCAATTGCGGGATCAGCTAACTAAAATGCTTCAGCGAAAATAG